The following is a genomic window from Terriglobales bacterium.
CGAGCATCGGGATTGATGACGGGCCCCATGTTCGCGTCGGGCTCCCAGCCGGGGCGTATGCGCATTCCATCTGCCGCCTTCTTCAATTCCGTAACCAGTTTGTCGCCAATCTCACCCACGGCAACAACCACGCTGGTTGCTACGCAACGCTCTCCCGCACAACCGAAGGACGACGACATAACCGACTCGACCGCAGCTTTCAAGTTGCAGTCCGGCATCACTACCGAATGATTTTTCGCCCCGCCCAGTGCCTGCACACGCTTCCCGTTAGCTGCTGCAGTCGTGTAGATGTACTTTGCCACGGGACTCGAACCCACAAACGACACCGCCTTCACTCGCGGATCCGCAAGCAGCGCATCCACTGCCTCCTTTGCCCCATGCACGACGTTCATCACACCCGCGGGAAGCCCGGCCTGATACAACAGTTCGGCAGCACGCACCGCCGATCGCGGCACCCGGTCCGAAGGCTTGAGCACAAACGTGTTTCCACAGGCGATGGCGATGGGAAACATCCACAGCGGCACCATCAGGGGAAAATTGAATGGCGTGATTCCCACACACACTCCGATCGGTTCCCGGATCGATGCCGTATCCACATCGGCTGCAACCCGGGCCAGGGTCTCACCCATCATCAGGCTGGGAATTCCGGAAGCAAACTCGACGCATTCCAGTCCGCGTTGGAAGGATCCTTTCGCTTCCTCGCGGGTCTTGCCGTTCTCTTCCGTTACCAGTGCAATCAATTCATCGGCGTGAGTCTCCAAAAGCTGGTGATAGTGAAAGAGGATCCTCGCCCTTTGCAGCACCGGAGTAGAGCTCCAGGCGGGGAAAGCACGATGCGCCGCGGCAACCGCAGCGGAGATCTCCTCCAGCGTACAGTAGGGCACCAGAGCCGTAGGCTGGCCGGTTGCCGGATTCA
Proteins encoded in this region:
- a CDS encoding CoA-acylating methylmalonate-semialdehyde dehydrogenase yields the protein MAVSAVSVDVKPCPILIDGKQQISRGRTEVQMNPATGQPTALVPYCTLEEISAAVAAAHRAFPAWSSTPVLQRARILFHYHQLLETHADELIALVTEENGKTREEAKGSFQRGLECVEFASGIPSLMMGETLARVAADVDTASIREPIGVCVGITPFNFPLMVPLWMFPIAIACGNTFVLKPSDRVPRSAVRAAELLYQAGLPAGVMNVVHGAKEAVDALLADPRVKAVSFVGSSPVAKYIYTTAAANGKRVQALGGAKNHSVVMPDCNLKAAVESVMSSSFGCAGERCVATSVVVAVGEIGDKLVTELKKAADGMRIRPGWEPDANMGPVINPDARERILKYIDIGEKEGAKLVRDGRKDAVTRDDGYFLGASIFDAVKPDMRIAREEIFGPVLSVIRARDLNEALDVVNRSEHGNAASIYTRSGEAARRFAAGVQTGMVGVNLGVPAPVAFFPFSGWKNSFFGDAHALGKDAVRFYTESKVVTSRWPE